The DNA segment GGTCGCTGGCATCTCTGGCACTGCGACTTTCTACACGCCTCCTTACACGCGTATGTTCagtattttttcttctctctccaccATGCATCCACTGGGTACACGTACGTGAAGTAAAAGTGGAGATGTGTGTGaaatgcgtgcgtgcgtgcagcaTCGGCGTGCTTCGGGTTCCAGGAGCAGGGGACGATgatcgcggcggcgagcgacgtgTTCTGGAACGGCGGGGCGGCGTGCGGGAAGCGGTACGTGGTGACGTGCACGGGCGCCACCAACCAGGGGGTGCCGCGGCCGTGCACCGGCCGGAGCGTCACCGTGAAGATCGTCGACCACTGCCCCTCCGGCTGCCAGGGCACCATCGACCTCTCCCAGGAGGCCTTCGCCATCATCGCCAACCCCGACGCCGGCAAGATCAAGATCGACTACCGCCAGTACGTTACATATATACTCGCATACATGCATCTCAAATTCTCAATCTCATCGATCCACttct comes from the Oryza glaberrima chromosome 9, OglaRS2, whole genome shotgun sequence genome and includes:
- the LOC127785028 gene encoding EG45-like domain containing protein translates to MQPSCRTNLLDSLFLYSSFQIHPELITMTTTMPKVTSVVMAAVVGLAMVSLVAGISGTATFYTPPYTPSACFGFQEQGTMIAAASDVFWNGGAACGKRYVVTCTGATNQGVPRPCTGRSVTVKIVDHCPSGCQGTIDLSQEAFAIIANPDAGKIKIDYRQV